In the Methylophilus sp. 5 genome, one interval contains:
- the flgA gene encoding flagellar basal body P-ring formation chaperone FlgA, producing the protein MKQPKLPVVMIIVGLLWLMSVPVQAADRAVIANQHALASAAAGNDMHSRLYQTVMQYVQNQTQGYPGKVNIEIQPLDSRIRIADCALMEGFTVQGARLWGKTHIGVRCLQSDTKLWTLYVQADVQVWGEYAVTGLPVAQGSPVQTTDVVMQSGDLSKLPAGIITDLTMLAGKQATLNLPLGTVLRPELLKSVPVIMQGQTVQLNSRGDGFVISADGTAMQTANVGQVVDVKVSSGQIIKGVAQSSGKVDIRF; encoded by the coding sequence ATGAAACAACCCAAGCTCCCTGTTGTGATGATCATCGTCGGCCTGTTATGGCTGATGAGCGTTCCTGTGCAAGCGGCAGACCGTGCCGTGATTGCAAACCAGCATGCGCTAGCGTCAGCCGCAGCAGGTAATGATATGCACAGCCGCCTGTATCAAACTGTGATGCAGTATGTACAAAATCAGACTCAAGGGTATCCGGGCAAAGTGAATATTGAGATTCAGCCGCTGGATAGTCGTATCCGCATTGCTGACTGTGCCTTAATGGAAGGCTTTACCGTACAGGGCGCCCGTTTGTGGGGTAAAACCCATATCGGTGTGCGTTGCTTGCAGTCTGACACCAAGCTCTGGACGCTGTATGTGCAGGCCGATGTGCAAGTATGGGGCGAGTATGCTGTGACAGGCTTGCCTGTTGCCCAGGGCTCACCGGTACAAACCACAGATGTCGTCATGCAGTCAGGGGATTTAAGCAAACTGCCAGCGGGCATCATCACTGATCTGACCATGCTGGCTGGCAAACAGGCCACCTTAAATTTGCCATTGGGCACCGTGTTAAGACCAGAGTTGCTTAAGTCTGTGCCGGTGATTATGCAAGGGCAAACTGTACAGTTAAATAGTCGAGGTGATGGCTTTGTCATCTCGGCCGATGGCACCGCCATGCAAACCGCCAATGTGGGTCAGGTGGTTGATGTGAAAGTCAGCAGCGGCCAGATTATAAAAGGCGTTGCGCAGTCTTCTGGTAAGGTAGACATTCGCTTTTAG
- the flgC gene encoding flagellar basal body rod protein FlgC yields the protein MSLFNVFKISGSAMSAQSLRLNTVASNLANADSVVSSDGKPYQSKQVVFKAVQDAANKSSTVEVDRVIEDDKPGKMVYDPKHPMANGDGYITMPNVNVTEEMVNMISASRAYQNNVETMNAAKTMLLKTLNIGQ from the coding sequence ATGTCTCTGTTTAACGTATTTAAAATTTCCGGCTCTGCCATGAGTGCGCAATCGCTGCGCCTGAACACGGTGGCCAGTAACTTGGCCAACGCGGACAGCGTGGTGAGCTCGGATGGCAAACCTTACCAATCCAAACAGGTGGTGTTTAAAGCTGTACAGGACGCTGCGAACAAGAGCAGTACGGTAGAAGTTGACCGTGTGATTGAAGATGACAAGCCTGGCAAAATGGTCTACGACCCTAAACACCCAATGGCAAATGGCGATGGTTATATCACCATGCCTAATGTCAACGTGACCGAAGAAATGGTGAACATGATTTCAGCGTCACGCGCGTATCAAAACAACGTGGAAACCATGAACGCGGCCAAAACCATGTTGCTTAAAACATTGAATATCGGTCAATAA
- the flgB gene encoding flagellar basal body rod protein FlgB: MINKLDAALNFHQTALRVRNERQELLASNIANADTPQYKARDIDFQSAMKAALQPNASAGTPASGGALQQTNSGHLNGMGNSGYVSGASDPLFRSVVQGSADGNTVDMDVERNAYVDNGIRYEASLTMIGGQIKKMLSAINGQQ; the protein is encoded by the coding sequence ATGATAAACAAACTGGACGCCGCACTGAATTTCCATCAGACGGCATTGCGCGTGCGCAATGAACGTCAAGAGTTGTTGGCATCGAATATTGCCAATGCAGACACGCCGCAATATAAAGCACGTGACATCGACTTTCAGTCTGCCATGAAGGCAGCCTTGCAGCCGAATGCCTCTGCTGGCACACCGGCCAGCGGTGGCGCACTGCAACAAACCAATAGTGGCCACCTCAACGGCATGGGTAACAGTGGTTATGTGAGTGGCGCCAGTGACCCGCTGTTCCGCTCTGTGGTGCAAGGCTCGGCCGACGGCAACACGGTAGACATGGATGTAGAGCGTAATGCTTATGTTGATAACGGTATCCGTTATGAGGCCAGCCTGACGATGATAGGCGGCCAGATCAAAAAGATGCTGTCCGCCATTAACGGTCAGCAATAA
- the flgF gene encoding flagellar basal-body rod protein FlgF, whose product MDRLIYTAMTGAKHILEQQATTAHNLANATTTGFKAQVDSFRAVPILGDGLPTRAFVVDATVGTDYKAGSIQQTGRDLDVAVQGDGWIAVQRADGSEGYTRNGSLKVNENGQLQTESGLNVMGDGGPISIPPNVIVSIGGDGTISSVNDFTAPGATTILGRIKLTNPPAATLKRAEDGLFVTSNGQAAPLDPTVKVAGGALESSNVNVVETMVNMIGLARQFEMQMKMLENAQNNAGKADQLFSMNG is encoded by the coding sequence ATGGATCGTCTGATATATACCGCAATGACCGGCGCCAAGCACATTCTGGAGCAACAGGCGACCACGGCCCATAACCTGGCAAACGCGACTACCACTGGCTTTAAAGCCCAGGTGGATAGTTTTAGAGCTGTGCCGATTTTGGGTGACGGCCTGCCAACCCGTGCGTTTGTCGTTGATGCCACAGTAGGCACCGACTACAAGGCAGGCAGTATCCAACAAACCGGCCGCGACCTCGATGTTGCAGTACAAGGTGACGGCTGGATTGCCGTACAGCGTGCAGATGGTTCAGAAGGCTATACCCGTAACGGCTCGCTTAAAGTCAATGAAAATGGCCAGCTGCAAACCGAATCTGGCCTGAATGTGATGGGTGATGGTGGCCCGATCAGCATCCCGCCTAATGTGATTGTCAGTATCGGTGGTGACGGCACGATTTCCAGCGTCAATGACTTCACAGCCCCTGGCGCCACCACTATTCTTGGTCGAATCAAACTCACAAACCCGCCAGCCGCCACACTCAAACGTGCAGAAGACGGTTTATTTGTGACCAGTAACGGCCAGGCAGCACCACTAGACCCGACGGTCAAAGTGGCAGGTGGCGCGTTGGAAAGCAGCAACGTGAACGTAGTAGAAACCATGGTCAATATGATCGGCCTGGCACGACAATTTGAAATGCAAATGAAAATGCTTGAAAACGCGCAAAACAACGCTGGAAAAGCAGATCAGCTCTTCAGTATGAATGGTTAA
- the flgE gene encoding flagellar hook protein FlgE, with the protein MAFSQGLSGLNAASKALEVIGNNVSNANTVGFKQSRAEFADVFAASLSGAGTTQIGIGTKISDVAQQFTQGNITATNNTLDVAINGAGFFRLSNNGAVTYTRNGQFQMDKNGYIVTSDGKRLMGNSADNLNGSSPVEIQIDTSDLQPVASTKISGTLNLNSSSANIDQTVTPFSSTDPTSYTNSTAITVYDNLGNSHNVQNFYVKTAANTWGVYTTVDGTDVTPTPTPSMVFNAGGYDSTNSSITPITFTPTTGGAAMNISFDYSKSTQYGSSFSVNKLSQDGYSSGRIASFTIGDDGIIQGRYTNGQSKDLGRVILANFVNPNGLQSLGGNQWMASYESGDELIGSPGSSTMGVLQSSAVEDSNVDLTAELVNMITAQRIYQANAQTIKTQDQVMQTLVNLR; encoded by the coding sequence ATGGCTTTTTCACAAGGCTTAAGTGGTTTAAACGCAGCGTCTAAAGCGCTGGAAGTGATTGGTAACAACGTTTCCAACGCCAACACTGTTGGCTTTAAACAGTCTCGTGCAGAGTTTGCCGATGTGTTCGCCGCCTCCCTGAGTGGTGCTGGCACGACACAAATTGGTATCGGTACCAAAATTTCAGATGTTGCCCAGCAGTTTACCCAAGGCAATATTACGGCCACCAACAACACGCTGGATGTTGCCATTAACGGCGCCGGCTTTTTCCGCCTGAGCAATAATGGCGCAGTCACTTATACCCGTAATGGTCAGTTTCAAATGGACAAAAACGGCTATATTGTGACCAGTGATGGCAAACGCCTGATGGGTAACAGTGCAGACAACCTCAATGGTTCTAGCCCGGTTGAAATCCAGATCGACACCAGTGACTTGCAACCGGTAGCAAGTACTAAAATCAGTGGCACCTTGAACCTGAATTCGTCCAGTGCCAACATTGACCAGACCGTAACGCCATTTAGCTCAACGGACCCAACCAGTTATACCAACTCTACCGCGATTACGGTGTATGACAACCTGGGCAACTCGCACAATGTACAAAACTTTTATGTGAAAACAGCAGCCAACACCTGGGGCGTGTATACCACAGTGGATGGCACCGATGTGACGCCAACCCCCACCCCGTCTATGGTATTTAATGCTGGTGGCTATGACTCGACCAACTCAAGCATTACGCCAATCACCTTCACCCCGACCACTGGTGGCGCAGCGATGAATATCAGTTTTGATTATTCAAAAAGCACTCAGTACGGCTCCTCTTTCAGTGTGAACAAGCTGAGCCAGGATGGTTACTCTTCTGGCCGTATTGCCAGCTTTACCATTGGTGATGATGGCATTATTCAAGGCCGCTATACCAATGGTCAATCCAAAGACCTCGGTCGCGTCATTCTGGCTAACTTTGTTAACCCAAATGGGTTGCAATCATTGGGCGGTAACCAATGGATGGCCTCTTATGAGTCTGGCGATGAGCTGATTGGTTCACCTGGCAGCAGCACCATGGGTGTACTGCAATCCTCTGCGGTAGAAGACTCTAACGTAGACCTGACGGCAGAGCTGGTGAACATGATTACCGCACAGCGTATCTACCAGGCCAACGCGCAAACCATCAAAACGCAAGATCAGGTCATGCAGACACTGGTCAACCTGAGATAG
- a CDS encoding flagellar hook assembly protein FlgD has protein sequence MTTVNTNNQVSQDLLNSVNTRSSTSTTDETQDRFMTLLVTQMKNQDPLNPMDNAQVTSQMAQLNTVTGINKLNETMSSLIGSVQLGQAYQATSMIGRNVLVEGKTLTHTETGGYFGVNVPNGADSLSVAIKNGSGATVRTLTFGKQDVGVNALSWDGKLDDGTTAPSGDYSYEITAKTGDNTVTSTALSLAQVQSVTTSTSGAKLNLSNNTTVSASDISEIF, from the coding sequence ATGACCACCGTCAATACCAACAACCAAGTGTCACAGGATTTACTAAACTCAGTCAACACACGTAGCAGCACGAGTACCACCGATGAAACACAAGACCGTTTCATGACCCTGCTGGTGACTCAGATGAAAAACCAGGACCCGTTAAACCCGATGGATAACGCCCAGGTGACCAGCCAGATGGCACAGTTAAATACGGTGACTGGCATTAACAAGCTGAATGAAACCATGAGCAGCCTGATCGGCAGCGTGCAATTAGGCCAGGCCTACCAGGCCACCAGCATGATAGGTCGCAATGTATTAGTCGAAGGTAAAACGCTCACGCATACAGAGACTGGCGGTTATTTCGGCGTCAATGTGCCTAACGGGGCTGACAGCTTGTCCGTGGCCATTAAAAATGGCTCTGGTGCCACCGTACGTACGCTCACGTTTGGCAAACAGGATGTTGGTGTCAACGCACTGAGCTGGGATGGCAAACTCGATGATGGCACCACCGCACCAAGTGGCGACTATAGCTATGAAATTACCGCAAAAACGGGCGACAACACAGTCACCAGCACTGCACTGAGCCTGGCGCAGGTACAGAGTGTCACCACCAGCACCAGTGGCGCCAAACTGAATTTAAGCAATAACACGACTGTGTCTGCATCTGATATTTCAGAGATTTTCTAA